In one window of Drosophila ananassae strain 14024-0371.13 chromosome XR, ASM1763931v2, whole genome shotgun sequence DNA:
- the LOC116655139 gene encoding uncharacterized protein LOC116655139 — protein MVHTGWILCERGEDPDYRKEHYEYTQSQHR, from the coding sequence ATGGTGCACACTGGTTGGATCCTTTGCGAGCGAGGCGAGGACCCAGATTACCGCAAGGAGCACTACGAGTACACCCAAAGCCAGCACCGATAG
- the LOC6504496 gene encoding uncharacterized protein LOC6504496 isoform X1: MRAVYDLLLSNAFDPSMVLQNHNTVVARSTLTPNSSSQNFGSHSMAHGSGASGRSPLNGGPSTQRPIVDLLVAMVAVPVLILCALQLEKNLRDEESRWLVFALGIGMLIICVIICGYVTHRMGVCIWAGPIDEAGNRAGSGNMPHINSQNDVLRIVDSLPPSYDSVVKCELPPPAYDCLVIDLDLVKDLEPPQTSAKSCAGSSSSIPGATLHI, encoded by the exons ATGCGCGCTGTATATGACTTGTTGCTGAGCAACGCCTTCGATCCCag CATGGTGCTCCAGAACCACAACACCGTGGTGGCCCGCTCCACCCTGACccccaacagcagcagccagaACTTCGGCTCCCACTCGATGGCCCATGGCTCGGGCGCCTCCGGGCGGAGTCCGTTGAACGGCGGACCCAGCACCCAGCGTCCCATCGTGGACCTCCTGGTGGCCATGGTGGCTGTTCCCGTCCTCATCCTGTGCGCCCTCCAGCTGGAGAAGAATCTACGCGATGAGGAGTCCCGCTGGCTGGTCTTCGCCCTCGGCATTGGCATGCTCATCATCTGTGTGATCATCTGCGGGTATGTGACCCATCGCATGGGAGTCTGCATCTGGGCAGGACCCATTGATGAGGCGGGAAACAGAGCCGGTAGCGGAAATATGCCACat ATCAACTCCCAGAACGATGTCCTGCGCATTGTGGACTCACTGCCGCCGAGCTATGATAGTGTGGTGAAGTGTGAGCTGCCACCGCCGGCCTACGACTGCCTGGTAATAGATCTGGATCTGGTTAAGGATCTGGAACCGCCACAGACATCGGCCAAGTCGTGTGCCGGCAGTTCCTCATCCATACCAGGTGCTACTCTGCATATTTGA
- the LOC6504496 gene encoding uncharacterized protein LOC6504496 isoform X2: protein MVLQNHNTVVARSTLTPNSSSQNFGSHSMAHGSGASGRSPLNGGPSTQRPIVDLLVAMVAVPVLILCALQLEKNLRDEESRWLVFALGIGMLIICVIICGYVTHRMGVCIWAGPIDEAGNRAGSGNMPHINSQNDVLRIVDSLPPSYDSVVKCELPPPAYDCLVIDLDLVKDLEPPQTSAKSCAGSSSSIPGATLHI from the exons ATGGTGCTCCAGAACCACAACACCGTGGTGGCCCGCTCCACCCTGACccccaacagcagcagccagaACTTCGGCTCCCACTCGATGGCCCATGGCTCGGGCGCCTCCGGGCGGAGTCCGTTGAACGGCGGACCCAGCACCCAGCGTCCCATCGTGGACCTCCTGGTGGCCATGGTGGCTGTTCCCGTCCTCATCCTGTGCGCCCTCCAGCTGGAGAAGAATCTACGCGATGAGGAGTCCCGCTGGCTGGTCTTCGCCCTCGGCATTGGCATGCTCATCATCTGTGTGATCATCTGCGGGTATGTGACCCATCGCATGGGAGTCTGCATCTGGGCAGGACCCATTGATGAGGCGGGAAACAGAGCCGGTAGCGGAAATATGCCACat ATCAACTCCCAGAACGATGTCCTGCGCATTGTGGACTCACTGCCGCCGAGCTATGATAGTGTGGTGAAGTGTGAGCTGCCACCGCCGGCCTACGACTGCCTGGTAATAGATCTGGATCTGGTTAAGGATCTGGAACCGCCACAGACATCGGCCAAGTCGTGTGCCGGCAGTTCCTCATCCATACCAGGTGCTACTCTGCATATTTGA